The Streptomyces sp. RKAG293 genome includes a region encoding these proteins:
- a CDS encoding glycoside hydrolase family 3 C-terminal domain-containing protein, translating to MTDTGRTAIEDAVEAALGKLDLDAKARLLSGQDMWTLPALPEIGLGSLVMSDGPIGVRGVRWTADDPSIALPSPTALAATWDPELARRAGNLLAQEARRKGVHVLLAPTVNLHRSPLGGRHFEAYSEDPYLTGAIGTGYVAGVQAGGVGTTVKHFVANDAETERFTVDNVVGTRALRELYLAPFEAIVKNAHPWGIMCAYNGVNGTTMSEHHYLQNVVLRGEWGFDGYIVSDWMAARDTVGAVNGGLDVAMPGPRTVYGEALAAAVRDGSVEEPVVDEAVRNVLRLAARVGILDGVPAAVAAADRPAGIDGEALAREIARRAFVLVRNETVAGGGRALPIDASAVRGIALIGAAARDARVLGGGSAQVFPDHIVSPLDGLRAALPEGVALSYAVGADPSDELSVADKGFTLRAVARDAEGRELGSERMPNGMVQWLGDMPEGVSYDEVTTVEATGTFTPRESGAHAFGTRGLGGFRLVVAGTVLFDGEQSADHADPFEAFFGSPVPRGTVELTEGETVDVSLTYTVAKFADAPIQAIGFSFVHGEPERDPDQLIEDAVAAAAAADTAIVVVATTERVESEGFDRTDLRLPGRQDELVARVAAVNPRTVVIVNSGSPVEMPWRQDVAAVLLGWFPGQEAGAALADVLLGAEEPGGRLPTTWPVALADVPVTQVTPQDGTLSYDEGVFIGYRAWDKAGIAPAYPFGHGLGYTDWAYESAEFERGEGEGEALGTLTVRVRNTGSRPGREVVQVYLAPAADAVERPARWLAGFASVQAGPGESAEVVVELPRRAAEVWDEADGGWLLVPGHYEVEAGRSLADLRVSAPLDLP from the coding sequence ATGACGGACACCGGGCGCACGGCCATCGAGGACGCGGTGGAAGCCGCACTGGGCAAGCTGGATCTGGACGCGAAGGCACGGCTGCTGTCCGGCCAGGACATGTGGACGCTGCCCGCGCTGCCGGAGATCGGCCTCGGCTCGCTGGTGATGTCCGACGGCCCGATCGGGGTGCGCGGGGTGCGCTGGACCGCCGACGACCCGTCGATCGCGCTGCCCAGCCCGACCGCGCTCGCCGCGACCTGGGACCCGGAGCTGGCCCGCAGGGCCGGCAACCTCCTCGCCCAGGAGGCCCGCCGCAAGGGCGTGCACGTCCTGCTGGCGCCGACGGTGAACCTGCACCGCTCCCCGCTCGGCGGACGGCACTTCGAGGCGTACTCCGAGGACCCGTACCTCACCGGGGCGATCGGCACCGGCTATGTGGCGGGCGTCCAGGCGGGCGGCGTCGGCACCACCGTCAAGCACTTCGTGGCCAACGACGCCGAGACCGAGCGCTTCACCGTCGACAACGTGGTCGGTACCCGCGCGCTGCGCGAGCTGTACCTGGCGCCGTTCGAGGCCATCGTCAAGAACGCCCACCCGTGGGGCATCATGTGCGCCTACAACGGCGTCAACGGCACCACGATGAGCGAGCACCACTACCTGCAGAACGTGGTGCTGCGCGGCGAATGGGGCTTCGACGGCTACATCGTCTCCGACTGGATGGCCGCCCGTGACACCGTCGGCGCCGTCAACGGCGGCCTGGACGTGGCCATGCCCGGCCCGCGCACCGTCTACGGGGAGGCGCTGGCCGCCGCCGTCCGGGACGGGAGCGTCGAGGAACCGGTGGTCGACGAGGCCGTCCGCAACGTGCTGCGGCTCGCCGCCCGCGTCGGCATCCTGGACGGTGTCCCCGCCGCCGTCGCCGCGGCGGACCGCCCGGCCGGGATCGACGGCGAGGCGCTGGCCCGCGAGATCGCCCGCCGCGCCTTCGTCCTGGTGCGCAACGAGACCGTGGCCGGCGGCGGCCGCGCGCTGCCCATCGACGCCTCGGCCGTCCGCGGCATCGCCCTCATCGGCGCCGCGGCCCGTGACGCCCGGGTGCTCGGCGGCGGCTCCGCGCAGGTCTTCCCCGACCACATCGTCTCCCCGCTCGACGGCCTGCGCGCCGCGCTGCCCGAGGGCGTCGCGCTGAGCTACGCGGTCGGCGCCGACCCCAGCGATGAACTCTCCGTCGCCGACAAGGGCTTCACCCTGCGCGCCGTCGCCCGCGACGCCGAGGGCCGGGAGCTGGGCTCCGAGCGGATGCCCAACGGCATGGTGCAGTGGCTCGGCGACATGCCGGAGGGCGTCAGCTACGACGAGGTCACCACCGTCGAGGCCACCGGCACCTTCACCCCCCGCGAGAGCGGCGCGCACGCCTTCGGCACCCGCGGTCTCGGCGGCTTCCGGCTCGTCGTCGCCGGCACCGTGCTCTTCGACGGCGAGCAGTCCGCCGACCACGCCGACCCGTTCGAGGCGTTCTTCGGCTCCCCGGTGCCGCGCGGCACGGTGGAACTGACCGAGGGCGAGACCGTCGACGTCAGCCTCACCTACACCGTCGCGAAGTTCGCCGACGCCCCGATCCAGGCGATCGGCTTCTCCTTCGTGCACGGCGAGCCGGAGCGCGATCCCGACCAGCTGATCGAGGACGCCGTCGCGGCGGCGGCCGCCGCCGACACGGCGATCGTGGTCGTCGCGACCACCGAACGCGTCGAGAGCGAGGGCTTCGACCGCACCGATCTGCGGCTGCCCGGCCGCCAGGACGAGCTCGTCGCCCGGGTCGCCGCGGTGAACCCGCGCACCGTCGTCATCGTCAACTCCGGCTCCCCGGTGGAGATGCCGTGGCGCCAGGACGTCGCCGCGGTGCTGCTCGGCTGGTTCCCCGGCCAGGAGGCGGGCGCCGCGCTCGCCGACGTCCTGCTCGGCGCCGAGGAGCCGGGCGGCCGGCTGCCCACCACCTGGCCGGTCGCCCTCGCGGACGTACCGGTCACCCAGGTCACCCCGCAGGACGGCACGCTCTCCTACGACGAGGGCGTCTTCATCGGCTACCGCGCCTGGGACAAGGCGGGCATCGCCCCCGCGTACCCCTTCGGCCACGGCCTCGGATACACCGACTGGGCCTACGAGTCGGCGGAGTTCGAGCGCGGTGAGGGCGAGGGCGAGGCGCTGGGCACGCTCACCGTCCGCGTCCGCAACACCGGTTCACGTCCCGGACGGGAAGTCGTCCAGGTCTATCTGGCCCCCGCCGCCGACGCGGTCGAGCGGCCGGCCCGCTGGCTGGCCGGCTTCGCCTCCGTCCAGGCAGGGCCGGGGGAGAGCGCCGAGGTCGTCGTCGAACTGCCGCGCCGGGCCGCCGAGGTGTGGGACGAGGCGGACGGCGGCTGGCTGCTGGTCCCCGGACACTACGAGGTCGAGGCCGGCCGCTCGCTCGCCGACCTCCGGGTGAGCGCTCCGCTCGACCTGCCGTAA
- a CDS encoding TetR/AcrR family transcriptional regulator — MSRTTGDRRAEIIQAAVEVIAERGYRGASLGAVAERVGLTQQGLLHYFPTKEALLVAVLAARDQWDVASTALHGTTWPLEMLTSLVEYNATRPGIVQTFTVLAGDSVTEDHPARAYFEERYRWVREGAADMLRAEFGDRLPGGLTPERAAPLLVAVMDGLQVQWLLEPAAVDMAAAFRDFVALLGGTGNT; from the coding sequence GTGTCCAGAACGACCGGAGACCGGCGGGCGGAGATCATCCAGGCCGCGGTGGAAGTGATCGCAGAACGCGGCTACCGGGGGGCCTCCCTCGGCGCGGTGGCCGAGCGGGTGGGGCTGACCCAGCAGGGGCTGCTGCACTACTTCCCGACGAAGGAGGCGCTCCTGGTCGCGGTGCTGGCGGCACGCGACCAGTGGGACGTGGCCTCCACGGCGCTGCACGGCACGACGTGGCCGCTGGAGATGCTGACGTCCCTGGTCGAGTACAACGCGACCCGGCCCGGCATCGTGCAGACCTTCACGGTCCTGGCGGGCGACAGCGTCACCGAGGACCATCCGGCCCGCGCGTACTTCGAGGAGCGCTACCGGTGGGTGCGCGAGGGCGCGGCCGACATGCTGCGCGCGGAGTTCGGCGACCGGCTGCCGGGCGGCCTCACCCCGGAGCGGGCGGCCCCGCTGCTCGTCGCCGTCATGGACGGCCTGCAGGTGCAGTGGCTGCTGGAGCCGGCGGCGGTGGACATGGCGGCGGCGTTCCGCGACTTCGTCGCCCTGCTGGGCGGGACCGGGAACACGTAA